In Thioalkalivibrio paradoxus ARh 1, the following are encoded in one genomic region:
- a CDS encoding small multi-drug export protein — MDLIWQYALVFLAAATPWLEIMIVIPVAIGVGLAPVPVTVVSFIGNALPVFGIIALFRAWERRRGPLRRRWSPRARRIWERYGLPGIALTGPVVTGIHLAAVMALALQADRRRTAIWMTFSLALWSVATAALTLLGFEGWRWLFGNG; from the coding sequence GTGGACCTGATCTGGCAATACGCGCTGGTGTTTCTGGCCGCCGCGACCCCGTGGCTCGAGATCATGATCGTGATCCCGGTTGCGATCGGTGTCGGGCTCGCGCCTGTTCCGGTCACCGTGGTCAGTTTCATCGGCAATGCCCTGCCGGTGTTCGGGATCATCGCGCTGTTCCGGGCCTGGGAACGCCGACGGGGGCCACTACGCCGGCGCTGGAGCCCCCGGGCCCGCCGCATCTGGGAGCGCTACGGGCTCCCCGGAATCGCGCTGACCGGCCCGGTGGTCACCGGCATCCACCTCGCCGCGGTAATGGCGCTGGCACTCCAGGCCGACCGCCGGCGCACCGCCATCTGGATGACATTCAGTCTCGCGCTTTGGTCGGTCGCGACGGCCGCGCTCACGCTGCTCGGATTCGAGGGCTGGCGGTGGCTGTTCGGCAACGGGTGA
- a CDS encoding methyl-accepting chemotaxis protein: MSSSNAGEAQEPAAANAAARKAGVGVLLIVAALAFTGMGLFMFNMGRDMSTMTQAVTQMGLDVSAMADDMTFMSGRMAVMADSMVEGQAGMSQDLTGVRSGMELMAGDVRSMADNMNDLAVNIRGMAGNIGTMNRSMSQMNQSMGQMTGTMGRMSVDINKFTRPETLMPSPFR; encoded by the coding sequence ATGTCGAGTAGCAATGCCGGTGAGGCACAGGAACCTGCTGCCGCCAACGCGGCAGCGCGCAAGGCGGGTGTCGGGGTGCTCCTGATTGTCGCTGCGCTGGCCTTCACCGGCATGGGTTTGTTCATGTTCAACATGGGCCGTGACATGAGCACGATGACCCAGGCGGTCACGCAGATGGGCCTCGACGTCTCGGCGATGGCCGACGACATGACGTTCATGAGCGGGCGCATGGCGGTGATGGCCGACAGCATGGTCGAGGGTCAGGCGGGGATGTCGCAGGATCTGACCGGGGTGCGGTCCGGAATGGAGCTGATGGCGGGCGATGTGCGCAGCATGGCCGACAACATGAACGACCTCGCGGTGAACATCCGTGGGATGGCCGGGAATATCGGAACGATGAACCGTTCGATGTCGCAGATGAACCAGTCGATGGGGCAGATGACCGGTACGATGGGCCGCATGTCGGTAGATATCAACAAGTTCACGCGCCCCGAAACGCTGATGCCGTCGCCGTTCCGGTGA
- a CDS encoding type I secretion system permease/ATPase: protein MNDALARGSGDSRAQDSLLGSLVLIARTHGIQLTREAAMAGLPAADGRLTPALFERAARRAGLSSRVVQRDPRQLRDELLPAVLLLEGDEACVLVGWNHDRSVATVVYPDLSDARVDLPWPQLKAAYTGWAIYARPTFRVDARSPEVSKESRGHWFWSVMRENRGLYRDVLVAAFLVNLFALAMPLFVRNVFDRVVPNHAVETLFMFAAGVLIVLIADLLLRTMRAYFVDKAAARADVKLSAMIMERVLGMRMENYPASVGAFASRLNSFEAVRSFISSATVLAFVDLPFVLLFIAVIALIAWPLAVPVVVGALVLLVWVLVVHRKLRGLAETIYRVKAQRNSTLVESLNAAETIKTLGAEGRVQALWEKASAHLAEHNVRNRLLSSGVSNGASWVQRMVGVAIIVGGVFLIMDGALSFGGLIAAYLISIRAMSPIGRTAGLMLHYHQASTALQSLNRLMTQEVERPPGSAFLSRPRIRGDIEFRGVSFVYPNQGTPALDEVSFSIAAGEHVAVLGRVGSGKTTVAKLILGLYQPTDGAILIDGVDTRQLDPAELRRGMGHVSQDVTLFYGSLRDNIVLGSPLAEDDAILNAIRISGMEDLINRHPQGVDMEVGERGSRLSGGQRQSVGIARAVIHEPSILLLDEPTSAMDHSTERAIKAQLREFLQGRTALVITHRTSLLELVDRIIVMDRGQIVADGPKEQVMEALRQGRIKKART, encoded by the coding sequence ATGAACGATGCGCTTGCTCGGGGATCAGGCGACAGCCGAGCACAGGACTCTCTGCTCGGCAGCCTGGTACTGATCGCCAGGACGCACGGGATCCAGCTCACGCGCGAAGCCGCGATGGCGGGGCTGCCTGCCGCCGACGGCAGGCTGACTCCCGCGCTGTTTGAGCGCGCAGCCCGCCGCGCTGGGCTGAGCAGTCGCGTCGTGCAGCGCGATCCCCGGCAACTTCGCGACGAGCTTCTGCCAGCAGTGCTGTTGCTCGAGGGTGACGAGGCCTGTGTTCTTGTTGGCTGGAACCACGACCGTAGCGTGGCGACCGTCGTCTACCCGGATCTGAGCGACGCGCGCGTCGATCTGCCCTGGCCTCAGCTCAAGGCGGCGTACACGGGCTGGGCGATTTACGCGCGACCCACCTTCCGCGTCGACGCGCGCAGCCCCGAGGTTTCGAAGGAGTCGCGGGGGCACTGGTTCTGGAGCGTGATGCGCGAGAACAGGGGCCTGTACCGGGACGTGCTGGTGGCCGCGTTCCTCGTAAACCTGTTTGCCCTGGCGATGCCGCTGTTCGTTCGCAACGTATTCGATCGCGTGGTTCCGAACCATGCCGTCGAGACGCTGTTCATGTTCGCCGCCGGCGTGCTGATCGTGCTGATCGCCGATCTTCTGCTGCGCACGATGCGCGCCTATTTCGTGGACAAGGCGGCGGCACGTGCCGATGTAAAACTGTCGGCGATGATCATGGAGCGCGTGCTCGGAATGCGGATGGAGAACTACCCCGCCTCCGTGGGGGCGTTCGCTTCTCGTCTGAACAGCTTCGAAGCGGTCCGCAGCTTCATCTCGTCGGCGACGGTGTTGGCCTTTGTCGATCTCCCGTTCGTGTTGCTGTTTATTGCGGTGATCGCGTTGATCGCCTGGCCGCTGGCAGTGCCGGTGGTGGTTGGCGCGCTCGTGCTGCTGGTCTGGGTGCTGGTGGTGCACCGGAAACTGCGCGGGTTGGCGGAAACCATCTATCGCGTAAAAGCGCAGCGTAACTCGACACTGGTCGAAAGCCTGAACGCTGCGGAGACGATCAAGACACTGGGTGCGGAAGGCCGCGTGCAGGCCCTGTGGGAGAAGGCGTCCGCGCATCTAGCCGAACACAATGTGCGCAACCGCTTGCTTTCGTCCGGTGTCTCGAACGGTGCCTCGTGGGTCCAGCGGATGGTCGGCGTAGCGATCATTGTCGGCGGGGTCTTTTTGATCATGGACGGAGCGCTCAGCTTCGGTGGCCTGATCGCTGCCTACCTGATCTCCATTCGGGCGATGTCGCCCATCGGCCGTACCGCCGGCTTGATGCTTCACTATCATCAGGCCTCCACCGCGCTGCAATCGCTGAACCGACTGATGACGCAGGAGGTCGAGCGCCCCCCAGGCTCCGCGTTCCTCAGCCGCCCGCGCATCCGGGGCGACATCGAGTTTCGTGGCGTATCCTTCGTCTACCCCAACCAAGGTACGCCGGCGCTCGACGAGGTTTCGTTCAGCATTGCCGCAGGGGAGCACGTGGCGGTGTTGGGGCGAGTGGGTTCCGGCAAGACCACCGTTGCAAAGCTGATTCTTGGCCTGTATCAGCCTACGGACGGCGCGATTCTGATCGACGGCGTCGACACTCGGCAGCTCGATCCCGCTGAACTCCGCCGCGGCATGGGCCACGTCTCCCAGGATGTGACTCTGTTCTATGGTTCGCTGCGCGACAACATCGTGCTGGGGAGCCCGTTGGCCGAGGACGACGCGATTCTCAACGCGATTCGGATCAGCGGCATGGAGGACCTGATCAACCGTCATCCCCAAGGGGTCGACATGGAGGTGGGCGAGCGCGGGAGCCGCCTGTCGGGCGGCCAGCGGCAAAGTGTCGGAATTGCCCGAGCCGTGATCCACGAGCCGTCGATCCTGCTTCTGGATGAGCCGACCAGCGCGATGGATCATTCCACCGAAAGGGCGATCAAGGCGCAGCTTCGCGAGTTTCTGCAAGGCCGCACGGCGCTGGTGATTACCCATCGCACGTCGCTTCTGGAACTCGTCGACCGCATCATTGTAATGGATCGTGGTCAAATCGTTGCGGATGGACCCAAGGAGCAGGTAATGGAGGCGCTGCGGCAGGGGCGCATCAAGAAAGCCAGGACATGA
- a CDS encoding HlyD family type I secretion periplasmic adaptor subunit, with protein MNRSRMNARGLRNDLAGWNSDAEWALIQQRPIRARILLYGFVATLVVLVGWASVAEIDEVARGAGRVIPSAQLQVIQSFDGGVVSEILVREGQIVEEGEVLLRVDPTRFLADLGETRASEGALQARAARLAALVGGTEFLVTPELMRVPAAVVEQEQRLYETSQAELDARIAIAEDQLRQRREELNEAQARRIQAIRSLELSSQELSVTEPLVASGAVSEVEVLRLRREVARARGDRDQAIAQIGRLQAAISESESRIREVELSFKNRWRNELADTLGRLSELAEGTTALEDRVRLAEVRSPMRGVVQRLFVTTRGGVIAPGREVAEVVPLDDQLLIEAKISPRDIAFLRPGLEARVRFTAYDFAIFGGLSATLEHISPDSIVDEQGDTFYKVRVRTEEIGFGDEQPIMTGMVAEVDILTGKRTVLQYLLKPVLRATEVAFTER; from the coding sequence ATGAATCGGTCTAGAATGAACGCCCGCGGACTTCGCAATGATCTGGCAGGCTGGAATTCCGACGCCGAGTGGGCGCTGATCCAGCAGCGGCCGATTCGAGCCCGGATACTGCTCTACGGCTTTGTTGCTACGCTGGTGGTGCTCGTCGGTTGGGCGTCGGTGGCGGAAATCGACGAAGTGGCCCGGGGAGCCGGGCGGGTGATTCCATCGGCGCAGCTGCAGGTGATTCAGTCGTTCGATGGCGGAGTGGTGTCCGAGATTCTGGTGCGTGAAGGGCAAATCGTCGAGGAGGGCGAGGTGCTGCTGCGCGTCGATCCCACGCGTTTCCTGGCCGATCTCGGCGAAACCCGGGCGAGCGAGGGTGCGCTGCAGGCACGTGCGGCACGACTGGCGGCGCTGGTGGGCGGGACGGAGTTTCTGGTCACGCCCGAACTGATGAGGGTGCCGGCTGCGGTGGTCGAGCAAGAACAGCGGCTGTATGAAACCAGCCAGGCGGAGCTCGATGCACGGATCGCGATCGCCGAGGACCAATTGCGGCAACGCCGCGAGGAACTGAACGAAGCGCAGGCGCGCCGGATACAGGCGATCCGTTCGCTGGAGCTGTCGTCGCAGGAGCTTTCCGTGACCGAACCGCTGGTGGCCAGTGGTGCCGTGTCCGAGGTCGAGGTGCTGCGCCTGCGGCGCGAGGTTGCGCGAGCCCGCGGCGACCGCGACCAGGCGATTGCGCAGATCGGTAGGCTTCAGGCAGCGATCAGCGAATCCGAAAGCCGAATCCGGGAAGTCGAACTGAGCTTCAAGAACCGATGGCGTAACGAGCTCGCCGACACGCTAGGCCGGTTGTCCGAGCTGGCTGAGGGCACTACCGCCCTCGAGGACCGCGTGCGCCTGGCGGAAGTCCGTTCACCGATGCGAGGGGTCGTGCAACGCCTGTTCGTCACCACTCGTGGAGGGGTGATTGCGCCTGGGCGGGAGGTGGCGGAAGTGGTGCCGCTCGACGATCAGCTCTTGATCGAAGCGAAGATTTCGCCGCGGGACATCGCGTTCCTGAGGCCCGGTTTGGAGGCGAGGGTTCGGTTTACTGCGTACGATTTCGCCATCTTCGGCGGACTGTCTGCTACTCTTGAGCATATCAGTCCCGATTCGATCGTGGATGAGCAGGGGGATACCTTCTACAAGGTGCGGGTGCGTACCGAGGAGATTGGATTTGGCGATGAGCAGCCGATCATGACGGGTATGGTCGCCGAAGTCGATATTCTGACGGGCAAACGCACGGTGTTGCAGTACCTGCTGAAGCCGGTGCTACGTGCAACCGAAGTCGCATTCACGGAGCGTTAG
- a CDS encoding response regulator transcription factor: protein MHVFRIAPDEHPSERWAEAFPGSMVERPPFASPPVGKVEVCWISTGLERWSELVREQSAKGRVVAQSRRPNDDEAVAAFEAGAHGYCHSLANVSILRAVANTVARGGLWVNPAVMARMIRAVRAARPDDPAYPPADFGRLTPREREVALAVTTGASNKDIAEQLGMTERTVKMHLGAIFKKLGVRDRVHLVLYLTRGAPAR, encoded by the coding sequence ATGCATGTGTTCAGAATTGCGCCGGACGAGCACCCCTCCGAACGTTGGGCCGAGGCGTTTCCTGGGTCCATGGTCGAGCGGCCGCCGTTTGCCTCCCCGCCCGTGGGCAAGGTCGAGGTCTGCTGGATCAGCACCGGACTCGAGCGCTGGTCCGAGCTCGTGCGCGAGCAGTCTGCGAAAGGCCGAGTGGTGGCGCAGTCCCGGCGCCCCAACGACGATGAGGCCGTGGCGGCGTTCGAGGCCGGGGCCCATGGCTATTGTCACAGCCTGGCCAACGTGTCGATTCTGCGTGCAGTCGCGAACACGGTGGCCCGTGGGGGCTTGTGGGTCAACCCTGCGGTGATGGCGCGCATGATCCGTGCGGTGCGTGCTGCTCGCCCCGATGATCCTGCCTACCCTCCGGCCGACTTCGGTCGCCTCACCCCCAGGGAGCGGGAGGTGGCGCTGGCGGTTACTACAGGAGCGTCCAACAAGGACATCGCGGAGCAGCTGGGGATGACGGAGCGCACCGTGAAGATGCACCTGGGCGCGATTTTCAAAAAGCTCGGCGTCAGGGACCGCGTACATCTGGTGCTTTATCTTACGCGCGGCGCTCCAGCGCGTTAA
- a CDS encoding retention module-containing protein — protein sequence MATEQAIAVVSEIQGAAMVRDADGNVRTLNPNDPIFPGEVIITEPGAAVVLAFSDGTPFVVGGGDEVTISEDVAGSTPPDIDESPVEGLTVEEVIAALEAGEALDDLIEAPGAGLGGGADGDGGGSAVWLSRVSENVPPVAYEFGLFGAPTPEIDVGDELIQLDDTDTDTDTDTDTDTDTDTDTDTDTDTDTDTDTDTDTDTDTDTDTDTDTDTDTDTDTDTDTDTDTDTDTDTDTDTDTDTDTDTDTDTDTDTDTDTDTDTDTDTDTDTDTDTDTDTDTDTDTDTDTDTDTDTDTDTDTDTDTDTDTDTDTDTDTDTDTDTDTDTDTDTDTDTDTDTDTDTDTDTDTDTDTDTDTDTDTDTDTDTDTDTDTDTDTDTDTDTDTDTDTDTDTDTDTDTDTDTDTDTDTDTDTDTDFEPGVSHVIFRLADGSTFKVDYHDSGPLHPTQLYSAIEEQTGKEVDTFVVKHGQEAADTGFYDKDGLLLARIEGELGEGYAFDGRPDLQWAIDSQEGTGGGTTEVNGKSYANGFVNGGAFVQSDDSADIGDLLGSTDTDTDTDTDTDTDTDTDTDTDTDTDTDTDTDTDTDTDTDTDTDTDTDTDTDTDTDTDTDTDTDTDTDTDTDTDTDTDTDTDTDTDTDTDTDTDTDTDTDTDTDTDTDTDTDTDTDTDTDTDTDTDTDTDTDTDTDTDTDTDTDTDTDGGTQSSLQAASLSSLDVTDEDEDRLFTQGEDDADNEGDDDTDTDTDTDPDEGQGTFDDDDQWDIDTTDGEDNP from the coding sequence ATGGCAACCGAACAGGCAATCGCGGTCGTTAGCGAGATTCAGGGCGCGGCGATGGTGCGCGACGCGGACGGCAACGTCCGGACATTGAACCCGAACGATCCGATTTTTCCGGGCGAAGTCATTATTACCGAGCCGGGGGCGGCCGTCGTGCTCGCGTTCAGCGACGGTACTCCGTTCGTCGTGGGCGGCGGCGATGAGGTCACCATCAGCGAGGACGTCGCGGGTTCGACGCCACCGGACATCGACGAGTCCCCGGTTGAGGGCCTGACTGTCGAAGAGGTCATCGCGGCGCTGGAGGCCGGCGAGGCTCTGGATGACCTGATCGAGGCCCCCGGTGCCGGGCTTGGCGGTGGCGCCGACGGCGATGGAGGCGGCAGTGCCGTGTGGCTGTCCCGTGTGTCGGAAAACGTCCCTCCTGTCGCGTATGAGTTCGGATTGTTTGGCGCGCCCACTCCGGAGATCGATGTCGGCGATGAGCTGATCCAGCTGGACGACACGGACACCGACACGGACACCGACACCGACACCGACACGGACACCGACACGGACACCGACACGGACACCGACACGGACACCGACACGGACACCGACACGGACACCGACACGGACACCGACACGGACACCGACACCGACACCGACACCGACACCGACACCGACACCGACACCGACACCGACACCGACACCGACACGGACACCGACACGGACACCGACACGGACACCGACACGGACACCGACACGGACACCGACACGGACACCGACACGGACACCGACACGGACACGGACACGGACACGGACACGGACACGGACACGGACACGGACACCGACACGGACACGGACACGGACACGGACACCGACACGGACACCGACACGGACACGGACACGGACACGGACACCGACACGGACACGGACACCGACACGGACACGGACACGGACACCGACACGGACACCGACACGGACACCGACACGGACACCGATACGGACACCGACACGGACACCGATACGGACACCGATACGGACACCGATACGGACACCGATACGGACACCGATACGGACACCGATACGGACACCGATACGGACACCGATACGGACACCGATACGGACACCGATACGGACACCGATACGGACACCGATACGGACACCGATACGGACACCGATACGGACACCGATACGGACACCGATACGGACACCGACACGGACACCGATACGGATACGGATACGGATACGGATACGGATACGGATACCGACTTCGAGCCCGGGGTTTCACATGTGATCTTCCGGCTAGCGGATGGCAGTACCTTCAAGGTCGATTACCACGACAGCGGTCCCTTGCATCCGACTCAGCTCTACTCGGCGATCGAAGAGCAGACCGGGAAAGAAGTGGACACTTTTGTTGTCAAGCACGGACAGGAAGCTGCGGATACGGGCTTCTACGACAAGGACGGTCTCCTGCTCGCGCGCATTGAGGGCGAGCTAGGCGAGGGGTACGCGTTCGATGGGCGGCCCGACCTGCAGTGGGCGATCGATAGCCAGGAAGGCACTGGAGGCGGGACCACGGAGGTCAATGGGAAGTCGTATGCCAATGGCTTTGTGAACGGCGGTGCATTTGTCCAGAGTGATGATTCGGCCGACATTGGCGATCTGCTCGGATCCACCGACACGGACACCGATACGGACACCGATACGGACACCGATACGGACACCGATACGGACACCGATACGGACACCGATACGGACACCGATACGGACACCGATACGGACACCGATACGGACACCGATACGGACACCGATACGGACACCGATACGGACACCGATACGGACACCGATACGGACACCGATACGGACACCGATACGGACACCGATACGGACACCGATACGGACACCGATACGGACACCGATACGGACACCGATACGGACACCGATACGGACACCGACACGGACACCGACACGGACACCGACACGGACACCGACACGGACACCGACACGGACACCGACACGGACACCGACACGGACACCGACACGGACACCGATACGGACACCGATACGGACACCGATACGGACACCGATACGGACACCGATACGGACACCGATACGGACGGCGGTACTCAGTCGTCGCTCCAGGCCGCCTCCCTTAGCAGCTTGGACGTCACCGACGAAGATGAGGATCGGTTGTTCACTCAGGGTGAGGACGATGCCGACAACGAGGGTGATGACGACACGGACACCGACACCGACACCGATCCGGACGAGGGCCAGGGGACGTTCGACGACGACGATCAGTGGGACATTGATACCACGGATGGCGAGGACAACCCCTAA
- a CDS encoding tryptophan synthase subunit beta like protein yields MTMFVLRNPQGEIVAVSRIQTPEVSESIPDSSPELGTFAATLQAGAVSELAASDLDTIRVLEDLIEILTQRGLISFTDFPEPAQRKLLARKSLRETGRDLDLFDERDGII; encoded by the coding sequence ATGACGATGTTCGTACTACGTAACCCACAGGGTGAGATCGTCGCGGTCAGCCGAATCCAAACGCCGGAGGTGTCCGAGTCGATACCGGATTCAAGTCCCGAGCTGGGCACATTCGCCGCAACCCTTCAGGCAGGGGCGGTCTCTGAGTTAGCGGCCTCCGATCTCGATACCATTCGGGTACTGGAAGATCTGATCGAGATCCTGACGCAGCGGGGACTGATCAGCTTCACCGATTTTCCCGAACCCGCCCAGCGAAAACTGCTGGCACGGAAGTCCCTTCGCGAGACCGGACGCGATCTCGACCTTTTCGACGAGCGTGACGGGATAATCTGA
- a CDS encoding aldo/keto reductase, with protein MRVLVLGGNRFIGAELLALLLAQTHEITVLALDPPSADMARSVRFVQANRRALDGLRSYFADQSFDAVFDNIAFQPEDVESLIDLLGDRCGRYVLTGSVDIYPQAVPRQWRPEDGPLEPFTLDGAPSAERYLRGKRGCERVLQASGIPFSVVRPAIVTGPKDPIAPRPRYWALGQAGAGRSLHLPARVIDGQPILLPQRDRRVFQLAWVQDVARALYLAAFHPQAAGRSFNVAGDELWTHERLVRALCEAAGKTPRIARVSDEDLVTVGLGGYDAPYGRGPRCSLASSESLKALGWRPTPPRVWLPQLLDAVRMTEVRPYYHLRSQELALARRLRPMGTRDGEVTMASGSCGNAVRRSPVRPTTGLHPADNYRQLDGMSLSTIGIGTHRGDADEFTDAQYLESLGVALDGGINVIDTAINYRAMRAERVVGRAVQSYIERGGARESVFVTTKGGFVPHDSSDSRPAAVWVQEELVQPGFLDPADALVRHCLRKDWIEESLRRSLNNLGLSQVDAYLLHNPERFFVRTGAEFWRILTETFSLLEDKVAEGQLRYYGLALWDAIRADLRSPSLLPLAKALECARLAAGGARHHFRILEMPLNVNDASALRRRNQLVQGRWVAALSFASEHDMFVLASASVARAGTLGQRSRSRLPVVPGTEDPYVRALQFTRSAPGVGCALVGMRRVEHVRSALKLSTVTPECSDAIIGLL; from the coding sequence ATGAGGGTTCTCGTGCTTGGCGGCAACCGATTTATTGGGGCCGAGCTGCTTGCACTCTTGCTGGCGCAGACGCATGAAATCACGGTTCTGGCGCTTGATCCACCATCTGCTGACATGGCAAGATCCGTCCGCTTCGTCCAGGCAAACCGCCGTGCTCTGGACGGGCTAAGGAGTTACTTCGCGGACCAGAGCTTTGACGCGGTTTTCGATAATATTGCGTTTCAGCCCGAAGATGTCGAGAGCCTGATCGACTTGCTCGGCGATCGTTGCGGCCGGTATGTTTTGACAGGGTCCGTCGACATCTATCCTCAAGCCGTTCCACGGCAATGGCGTCCCGAAGATGGTCCGCTCGAACCGTTTACTCTTGATGGTGCTCCATCCGCAGAGCGCTACCTGCGTGGAAAGCGGGGCTGCGAACGAGTGCTTCAAGCTTCCGGCATACCGTTCAGTGTGGTCCGTCCTGCCATTGTGACCGGCCCGAAAGATCCGATCGCACCGCGCCCCCGGTATTGGGCACTGGGCCAAGCGGGTGCGGGGCGCTCGCTGCACCTGCCTGCGCGCGTTATCGATGGGCAGCCCATACTCTTGCCGCAGAGGGACCGGCGTGTCTTCCAGCTTGCCTGGGTGCAGGATGTGGCGCGGGCTCTTTATCTCGCAGCGTTTCACCCACAGGCGGCGGGGAGGTCATTCAACGTTGCCGGCGATGAACTCTGGACACACGAACGGCTCGTCCGTGCTCTATGCGAAGCGGCGGGAAAGACTCCCCGGATTGCGCGCGTGTCCGATGAGGATCTCGTCACCGTCGGTCTAGGTGGATACGATGCCCCGTACGGGCGAGGGCCGCGTTGTTCACTCGCGTCCAGCGAAAGCCTCAAGGCGCTTGGTTGGCGGCCGACGCCCCCCCGGGTGTGGTTGCCCCAGCTTCTGGACGCTGTTCGTATGACCGAGGTGCGCCCTTACTATCACCTCCGATCCCAAGAGCTAGCGCTTGCCCGGCGGCTCCGTCCGATGGGGACCCGAGATGGCGAGGTCACCATGGCTTCGGGTTCCTGTGGCAACGCTGTTCGCAGAAGCCCTGTGCGACCGACAACGGGCCTCCATCCCGCTGATAATTACCGCCAACTGGACGGAATGTCTCTTTCGACGATTGGGATCGGGACTCATCGAGGTGACGCGGACGAGTTTACTGATGCTCAGTATCTTGAATCTCTCGGTGTGGCGCTGGACGGAGGTATCAACGTCATCGATACAGCCATCAATTACCGCGCGATGCGCGCAGAGCGCGTGGTCGGGCGCGCGGTGCAGAGCTATATCGAGCGCGGCGGGGCAAGAGAGTCCGTCTTCGTGACCACGAAGGGGGGGTTCGTCCCCCACGACTCAAGTGACAGCCGGCCTGCCGCGGTCTGGGTGCAGGAAGAGTTGGTGCAACCAGGGTTTCTGGATCCTGCGGATGCCCTGGTCCGGCATTGCCTGCGCAAGGACTGGATCGAAGAGTCCCTCCGGCGAAGTCTGAATAACCTAGGTCTATCACAAGTCGATGCCTATCTACTGCACAACCCGGAGCGGTTTTTCGTGAGGACGGGGGCGGAATTTTGGCGGATACTGACCGAGACGTTTTCGCTTCTCGAAGATAAAGTCGCTGAAGGGCAGTTGCGTTACTATGGCTTGGCACTTTGGGATGCAATCAGGGCCGATCTGAGGAGCCCGTCGCTCCTTCCACTTGCAAAGGCGCTCGAATGCGCGCGACTCGCAGCTGGTGGGGCGCGGCACCATTTCCGGATCTTGGAGATGCCTTTGAACGTCAATGACGCCTCAGCGCTTCGGCGCCGGAACCAGTTGGTTCAAGGTCGGTGGGTCGCAGCCCTTTCATTCGCGTCGGAGCATGACATGTTTGTTCTCGCCAGCGCATCAGTGGCAAGAGCCGGGACCCTAGGGCAGCGTAGCCGCTCAAGGTTGCCGGTGGTTCCTGGTACGGAAGATCCGTACGTGCGTGCTCTGCAGTTCACGAGAAGTGCGCCGGGAGTGGGCTGCGCCCTTGTTGGTATGCGGCGGGTGGAACACGTGCGGAGCGCCCTGAAGCTTTCAACCGTAACACCGGAGTGTAGTGACGCTATCATCGGCCTTCTATAA
- a CDS encoding class I SAM-dependent methyltransferase yields the protein MPTVDANKRLWDGGYNWGRGGDEWSDPWGGTVPQWRFLILPRIQSFLPADTILEIAPGFGRWTSFLSGCCNRLEMVDLSEACIAACKERFQGLRTMGYHVNDGYSLGMIGDRSIDFAFSFDSLVHAEADVLDSYLGQLAMKLKPDGVGFFHHSAMGIHREELDAIERIPNQLRSAVVQPRWLIRNHMRARNVSPAVFEELCSKHSLQCIGQEVVNWRESVLTDCFSTFTLRSSSWARENRVIENLEFMRDAERIKQLASLYMHKKVLEG from the coding sequence ATGCCAACCGTCGATGCCAACAAGCGGTTGTGGGATGGTGGCTACAATTGGGGTCGTGGAGGGGATGAATGGTCGGACCCTTGGGGCGGCACGGTGCCACAGTGGCGTTTCTTGATCCTTCCGCGGATCCAGTCCTTCCTCCCCGCGGACACGATCCTTGAGATCGCGCCCGGATTCGGCCGGTGGACGAGTTTTCTTTCAGGGTGCTGCAATCGCCTAGAAATGGTCGACCTGAGCGAAGCCTGCATTGCCGCATGCAAGGAGCGGTTCCAGGGTTTGCGCACCATGGGCTATCACGTGAACGACGGGTATTCCCTAGGGATGATTGGAGATCGATCGATTGACTTCGCCTTTTCCTTCGATTCGCTCGTTCATGCGGAGGCCGATGTGCTGGACAGTTATCTGGGCCAGCTCGCGATGAAGCTGAAGCCGGATGGTGTCGGGTTTTTTCATCACTCCGCCATGGGAATTCACCGCGAAGAGCTCGACGCCATCGAGCGGATCCCGAATCAATTGAGAAGCGCAGTCGTTCAGCCTCGGTGGCTGATCCGGAACCACATGCGGGCGCGAAACGTGTCTCCTGCGGTTTTCGAGGAGCTGTGCTCAAAGCACAGTCTCCAGTGTATCGGCCAGGAGGTGGTCAACTGGCGGGAATCGGTTTTGACCGACTGTTTCTCCACATTTACGTTGCGATCGTCTTCCTGGGCACGTGAGAACCGCGTGATTGAGAATCTTGAATTCATGAGGGACGCCGAACGGATCAAGCAGTTGGCTTCTTTGTATATGCATAAGAAAGTGCTTGAGGGCTGA